The Cicer arietinum cultivar CDC Frontier isolate Library 1 chromosome 1, Cicar.CDCFrontier_v2.0, whole genome shotgun sequence genome contains the following window.
GGTGTACCTGAATCTATCATCATGTTACCACTTGTAATTTCAATTGAAGGATCATTATTAAAGGGAATATTAACATCTTCCACACTAATGCCTAGTAAGATAGAAAAATATTGTGTTGGGAACTCATCTATAGTAAACATAGATGTAGAAACCACACCATCCCCTGTTACTTCACTCCCTGTACCAAAACTCATTGTGCTTGTAACACTTGGATCAGTGTTGAATGGAACTAAACATTGAGAAAAAAAGTTTCCTCCAATTGAAGAACCTATTTGAGAAATAAGTGAAACTGATCCTCTTCCAAGACCTATTAAACCCATTTCACGTTCATTGAATAAACCATTGTCGTTGTGTCCACAACCAAAAGTAATGCCTGGAAAAGACACAGGTGCCCCTGTGtttgaatttaatgtaaatGTTTCCTGCGCCAATGAGCCTTGTGTTGTGGAATCATCGGCATAGGAATAGGTGTAGATGCAATTCAGTTGATCGGGAGAACACGTGGTCGAACCGAGTTTACTACATGAGTCAGATCCACAGGGGATGTTGGTGTAAGTTGAGGAGCTTTGAGGATCAAACAATGGGTTGATTTGTTGGTAGCAATTAGGACAAGGAGCACATTGGAACCATATAAGGTCACTACCTGTGTCTACTTCAGCATAGATTTTTGTTGGTGGAGTTCCAATAGAGAGTTCCATTTGATACTCACTTTTATAAGCACTAACA
Protein-coding sequences here:
- the LOC101508395 gene encoding aspartic proteinase CDR1-like, producing MVYPQTLVHPCFAIIFMLFIQFHLFTNIEAQNGGFSVKLIRKNSSHVSYNPNTAESPVSAYKSEYQMELSIGTPPTKIYAEVDTGSDLIWFQCAPCPNCYQQINPLFDPQSSSTYTNIPCGSDSCSKLGSTTCSPDQLNCIYTYSYADDSTTQGSLAQETFTLNSNTGAPVSFPGITFGCGHNDNGLFNEREMGLIGLGRGSVSLISQIGSSIGGNFFSQCLVPFNTDPSVTSTMSFGTGSEVTGDGVVSTSMFTIDEFPTQYFSILLGISVEDVNIPFNNDPSIEITSGNMMIDSGTPVTYLPEEFYNKVLSEVKNKISMQPAPGSMYLDLCYGTPNLEGPTITAHFQGGDVVLTPTQTFIPLEDGLFCFGFAATNTVYGVYGNYAQSNYLIGFDLDKQLISFKPTDCTKF